One genomic region from Actinomycetota bacterium encodes:
- a CDS encoding MFS transporter — protein MRRLRPETVYLVYSTGEGFFFHLMSVLFSVFLIVELELGPFQLLLLGTVLELTYLLFEVPTGVVADTVSRRLSVVIGLFGTGAAYLVLGVAGSFAVAVLSQAMWGVFATFQSGADVAWLTDEIGEEAAQPMYLRSEQWWQWGSLVGIAVGVTIASFTTLRTPILVSGFGFVALGVFMAIAMREEGFRPERREGERLHTSFATTVREGAAAVRAHHVLLLILGTAALHGMSTEGFDRLSDLHLLEDIGLPSGGELALPVWFGILDGGALLLGIGALAIVKHRVHLQGHGAVARVLAVVDVVLVVAVVAFALSSSFWLALGMFWLVGTLRSVREPVFTAWINQGLDAKTRATINSVGAQSDAIGQAAGGPGIGLIARSVSVPTALVVSGLLRLPALFLYARAITRGTAGTLAPDQIDEELHLEDAPSRAEVPEGPGEPAEP, from the coding sequence GTGCGACGACTGCGACCGGAGACCGTGTACCTCGTTTACTCCACGGGCGAGGGCTTCTTCTTCCACCTCATGTCGGTGCTGTTCAGCGTCTTCCTGATCGTCGAGCTCGAGCTCGGGCCGTTCCAGCTGCTGCTGCTCGGGACGGTGCTCGAGCTGACCTACCTGCTGTTCGAGGTGCCGACCGGGGTCGTCGCCGACACCGTGAGCCGCCGCCTCTCGGTCGTGATTGGACTGTTCGGCACCGGGGCCGCGTACCTGGTGCTGGGCGTCGCCGGATCCTTCGCGGTCGCCGTGCTCTCCCAGGCGATGTGGGGGGTGTTCGCCACGTTCCAGAGCGGTGCCGACGTCGCGTGGCTCACCGACGAGATCGGAGAAGAGGCGGCACAGCCGATGTACCTGCGCAGCGAGCAGTGGTGGCAGTGGGGCTCGCTCGTCGGCATCGCGGTGGGAGTGACGATCGCGTCGTTCACGACCCTGCGGACGCCGATCCTGGTCTCGGGGTTCGGATTCGTCGCGCTCGGCGTCTTCATGGCGATCGCGATGCGTGAGGAGGGGTTCCGGCCTGAACGCCGTGAAGGCGAACGCCTGCACACATCGTTCGCCACGACGGTGCGCGAGGGCGCGGCCGCGGTGCGGGCCCACCACGTGCTGCTGCTGATCCTCGGCACGGCAGCGCTGCACGGCATGTCGACCGAGGGTTTCGACCGCCTGAGCGATCTGCACCTGCTGGAAGACATCGGGCTGCCGTCGGGGGGCGAGCTCGCGCTCCCGGTGTGGTTCGGCATCCTCGATGGGGGCGCGCTGCTGCTCGGCATCGGCGCCCTGGCGATCGTGAAGCACCGGGTGCACCTGCAGGGACACGGTGCGGTGGCTCGGGTGTTGGCGGTCGTCGACGTGGTGCTGGTCGTCGCGGTCGTGGCGTTCGCGCTGTCGTCGAGCTTCTGGCTCGCGCTCGGGATGTTCTGGCTCGTGGGCACCCTACGCAGCGTGAGGGAACCCGTGTTCACGGCATGGATCAATCAGGGTCTGGACGCCAAGACCCGCGCCACGATCAACTCGGTCGGCGCGCAGTCCGACGCGATCGGCCAGGCGGCGGGTGGGCCGGGCATCGGGCTGATCGCGCGATCGGTCTCGGTTCCCACGGCGCTGGTCGTGTCGGGCCTGCTGCGTCTGCCGGCGCTGTTCCTCTACGCACGCGCGATCACGCGAGGCACGGCCGGCACGCTCGCACCGGATCAGATCGACGAGGAGCTGCATCTCGAGGACGCACCGTCGAGGGCAGAGGTGCCGGAGGGACCAGGCGAGCCGGCGGAGCCGTAG
- a CDS encoding GNAT family N-acetyltransferase → MRDPEDGRGRYPAHRETDVVLRDGSTVHIRPARAEDRVRVEDYLIGLSDESRRLRFWGMSVDITDVAARTVDVDYLDHLTLLAFAGGPEGTVVGGAQYVRQGSAPRAEVSVSIADALQGHGLGSILIAHLAQAAQANGIETFVAQVLPENHRMIDVFRRTGFAVRIRAVPGEVEVEFPTEITEEAAERYEEREDRAAAAAVRLLLEPTAVAVIGASRDPSSIGGRLLHNLLSGPFQGVVYPVNPSTPAVQGVPAYPSVVDVPGEVEVAFIAVPAAGVVDVAGQCAAKGVRGLIVISAGFGETGPEGLTRQHDLLEVCRASGMRLIGPNCMGVVNTDPELVLNGTFSTAWPPTGRVGFLSQSGALGLAVMGQASALGLGLSTFVSVGNKADVSGNDLLCYWEQDDRTDLVLLYLESFGNPRRFGRLARRIGRTKPVVVVKSGRSVAGQRAASSHTGALLAASDTTVDALFRQHGVIRTDTLEEMFDVATLLANQPVPAGGRVAIVTNAGGLGILCADTCEANGLSVPELATDTVAALEAFLPDEASLSNPVDMIASATPEDYGRAIGTVADDPNVDAMIAIYIPPLESDAPAVATAMVEAITGIDGRIPVLTCFMSSRGLPDALRAPGVRIPSFAYPEQAAIALAHATELGVWRAKPEGTVPTFDVREDQAAAVIADALTRGEGWLTPEEVRTLLDCYGVPTARQAHTTTPEEAADAAASFDGTVALKAIGPIHKTESGAVVLDLVPADVRDAATAMAERVAATGEPFDGFLVQEMVPPGVEMIVGAVADPVFGPVIAVGAGGVTVELTRDVAVRVAPLTDLDAHEMVRSLATFPLLDGFRGAEPADVAALTDVVLRLGAIATTHDAITEMDCNPVIVHTDGAVVVDARISVQTPAPATPFGARAEG, encoded by the coding sequence ATGAGGGACCCAGAAGACGGTCGGGGCCGATACCCGGCCCATCGAGAGACCGACGTCGTATTGCGCGACGGCAGCACGGTGCATATCCGTCCCGCACGGGCCGAGGACCGCGTCCGCGTCGAGGACTACCTGATCGGGCTGTCGGACGAGTCGCGGCGTTTGCGGTTCTGGGGCATGTCGGTCGACATCACCGACGTGGCCGCCAGGACGGTCGACGTCGACTACCTCGATCACCTGACCCTGCTCGCGTTCGCGGGCGGGCCCGAAGGCACGGTCGTCGGGGGTGCGCAGTACGTCCGACAGGGCTCGGCACCGCGGGCCGAGGTGAGCGTCAGCATCGCCGACGCCCTGCAGGGCCACGGCCTCGGATCGATCCTGATCGCCCATCTCGCCCAGGCGGCGCAGGCCAACGGCATCGAGACCTTCGTGGCGCAGGTGCTGCCCGAGAACCACCGCATGATCGACGTCTTCCGTCGCACGGGGTTCGCGGTGCGCATCCGCGCGGTGCCAGGCGAGGTCGAGGTCGAATTCCCCACCGAGATCACCGAGGAAGCCGCCGAACGCTACGAGGAGCGGGAGGACCGTGCGGCGGCCGCGGCCGTGCGCCTGCTGCTCGAGCCGACGGCGGTCGCCGTGATCGGCGCCTCGCGCGACCCGTCCTCGATCGGGGGGCGCCTGCTGCACAACCTGTTGTCTGGGCCCTTCCAGGGCGTGGTCTACCCGGTGAACCCGAGCACGCCGGCCGTGCAGGGCGTGCCCGCCTACCCTTCGGTGGTCGACGTGCCAGGCGAGGTCGAGGTCGCGTTCATCGCGGTGCCGGCTGCTGGGGTGGTCGACGTCGCCGGGCAGTGCGCCGCGAAGGGCGTCCGCGGCCTCATCGTGATCTCCGCGGGGTTCGGCGAGACCGGCCCCGAGGGACTCACGCGGCAGCACGACCTGCTCGAGGTATGCCGCGCCAGTGGGATGCGCCTGATCGGTCCGAACTGCATGGGCGTCGTCAACACCGACCCTGAGCTCGTGCTGAACGGCACGTTCTCTACGGCGTGGCCACCCACGGGACGCGTGGGCTTCCTGTCGCAGAGCGGCGCTTTAGGCCTCGCGGTGATGGGACAGGCGTCCGCGCTCGGCCTCGGCCTCTCGACGTTCGTCTCGGTGGGCAACAAGGCCGACGTCTCCGGCAACGACCTGCTCTGCTACTGGGAGCAGGACGACCGGACCGATCTGGTGCTGCTCTACCTCGAGAGCTTCGGGAACCCTCGCCGATTCGGCCGGCTCGCCCGTCGCATCGGCCGCACGAAGCCGGTCGTCGTGGTGAAGTCCGGACGCAGCGTGGCCGGGCAGCGCGCCGCCTCGTCGCACACGGGGGCCCTGTTGGCGGCCAGCGACACGACCGTCGACGCCCTCTTCCGTCAGCACGGCGTGATCCGCACAGACACGCTGGAGGAGATGTTCGACGTCGCGACGCTGCTCGCGAACCAGCCCGTGCCCGCGGGTGGGCGCGTCGCGATCGTCACGAACGCCGGCGGGCTGGGCATCCTGTGCGCCGACACGTGCGAGGCGAACGGCTTGTCCGTGCCCGAGCTCGCGACCGACACGGTGGCGGCCCTCGAGGCGTTCCTCCCCGACGAGGCCTCGCTCTCGAATCCCGTGGACATGATCGCCTCGGCCACACCGGAGGACTACGGACGGGCGATCGGCACGGTGGCCGACGATCCGAACGTCGACGCGATGATCGCGATCTACATCCCGCCGCTCGAATCCGACGCCCCTGCCGTGGCGACCGCGATGGTGGAAGCGATCACCGGGATCGACGGTCGTATCCCGGTGCTCACGTGCTTCATGTCGTCGCGCGGACTGCCCGATGCGCTGCGGGCCCCCGGCGTACGCATCCCCTCGTTCGCATACCCGGAACAGGCCGCCATCGCCCTCGCGCACGCGACCGAGCTCGGGGTGTGGCGAGCGAAGCCCGAGGGCACCGTGCCGACGTTCGATGTCCGTGAGGACCAGGCGGCGGCGGTGATCGCGGACGCCCTCACGCGCGGGGAGGGGTGGCTCACCCCAGAGGAGGTTCGGACCCTCCTCGATTGCTACGGGGTGCCAACGGCGCGACAGGCGCACACGACGACGCCCGAGGAGGCCGCCGATGCGGCGGCATCGTTCGATGGGACGGTCGCGCTCAAGGCGATCGGCCCGATCCACAAGACGGAATCCGGTGCCGTCGTGCTGGACCTCGTCCCCGCCGACGTGCGGGACGCGGCCACGGCGATGGCCGAACGCGTCGCCGCGACCGGGGAGCCGTTCGACGGGTTCCTCGTGCAGGAGATGGTGCCGCCTGGCGTCGAGATGATCGTCGGCGCAGTGGCCGATCCCGTGTTCGGGCCGGTCATCGCCGTGGGGGCGGGCGGCGTGACCGTGGAGCTCACGCGCGACGTCGCCGTGCGGGTCGCCCCACTCACCGACCTCGACGCCCACGAGATGGTGCGCTCGCTGGCGACGTTCCCGCTGCTCGACGGGTTCCGGGGCGCCGAGCCGGCCGACGTCGCCGCGCTCACCGACGTGGTGCTGCGGCTCGGCGCGATCGCGACGACGCACGACGCGATCACGGAGATGGACTGCAACCCGGTCATCGTGCACACGGACGGCGCCGTCGTCGTCGACGCGCGTATCTCGGTGCAGACACCGGCACCCGCGACCCCCTTCGGGGCTCGTGCGGAAGGGTGA
- a CDS encoding PadR family transcriptional regulator, with amino-acid sequence MATKVEVVVLGLLAEGPLHGYDLLERFRSRSMGFWTELSRASAYQVLKRLEREGSVVGKAQQGREGPDRRVYRITKQGRDRLAEGVAEMAAALLPIDSQAAVALGFAHVVPATVARAAADARERSLRDLLDAVLTELDRTGAERDPGRAVSAALLRQQEAFAEAELAWLTAYRSALGRIRR; translated from the coding sequence ATGGCGACGAAGGTGGAGGTCGTGGTGCTGGGGTTGCTGGCCGAAGGGCCGTTGCACGGCTACGACCTGCTCGAGCGGTTCCGTTCGCGGAGCATGGGGTTCTGGACCGAACTGAGCCGGGCATCCGCGTACCAGGTACTCAAGCGGCTCGAGCGCGAAGGGTCGGTCGTGGGCAAGGCGCAGCAGGGCCGGGAAGGACCGGACCGGCGGGTCTACCGCATCACGAAGCAGGGGCGGGACCGCCTCGCCGAGGGTGTGGCGGAGATGGCCGCAGCCCTCCTGCCGATCGATTCCCAGGCGGCCGTGGCCCTGGGGTTCGCGCACGTGGTGCCGGCCACGGTGGCCAGGGCGGCTGCCGACGCGCGCGAGCGCTCGCTGCGTGACCTGCTCGACGCCGTACTCACCGAGCTCGACCGAACCGGCGCCGAGCGCGACCCCGGCCGCGCCGTGTCTGCCGCGCTGCTCCGCCAGCAGGAAGCGTTCGCGGAGGCCGAGCTCGCGTGGCTCACGGCGTACCGTTCGGCGCTCGGGAGGATCCGCCGCTAG
- a CDS encoding HAD-IB family hydrolase, whose amino-acid sequence MEAAFFDLDKTIISRSSSLALSRPLYRAGMVSRSQLLRGAYAQLVYLLVGADEDKMERLKEGMLALTKGWNQEQVETLVHEVIFDVIDPYVYQEALDLMALHRSEGRRIYIVSSSPEEVVRPLSRHFGASGVIATRAEIDNEGRYTGELAFYAYGDQKAEAIEALAERLGIDLDASYAYSDSVTDLPMLSVVGHPVAVNPDRDLRREAEERGWQVRDFRRPVRLRTRIARAVPPPKPSIAAVAGVAAVAAVLVWVVLRSRVNREDG is encoded by the coding sequence ATGGAAGCCGCCTTCTTCGACCTCGACAAGACGATCATCTCCAGATCGTCCTCCCTCGCCCTGTCGCGTCCCCTGTACCGGGCTGGCATGGTGTCGCGGTCCCAACTGCTCCGCGGCGCGTACGCGCAGCTCGTCTACCTGCTGGTCGGGGCCGACGAGGACAAGATGGAGCGGCTCAAGGAGGGCATGCTCGCGCTCACGAAGGGCTGGAACCAGGAACAGGTCGAGACGCTCGTGCATGAGGTGATCTTCGACGTGATCGATCCGTACGTGTACCAGGAGGCGCTCGACCTCATGGCGCTGCACCGCAGCGAGGGTAGGCGCATCTACATCGTGTCGAGTTCGCCCGAGGAGGTCGTGCGTCCGCTCAGCCGGCACTTCGGCGCGAGCGGCGTGATCGCGACGCGCGCCGAGATCGACAATGAAGGCCGCTACACCGGTGAGCTGGCGTTCTACGCCTACGGGGATCAGAAGGCCGAGGCGATCGAGGCTCTCGCGGAACGCCTCGGCATCGACCTCGACGCCTCGTACGCCTACAGCGACTCGGTCACCGACCTGCCGATGCTCTCGGTGGTCGGGCACCCGGTCGCAGTCAATCCGGATCGGGATCTGCGCCGGGAGGCAGAGGAGCGAGGTTGGCAGGTGCGCGACTTCCGGCGGCCGGTGCGGCTGCGCACGCGCATCGCCCGGGCGGTGCCGCCGCCGAAGCCGTCGATCGCGGCCGTGGCCGGGGTGGCGGCGGTGGCAGCTGTGCTCGTGTGGGTCGTGCTGCGATCTCGAGTGAATCGAGAGGACGGCTGA
- a CDS encoding metallophosphoesterase — MSNSGPIRRHLRAIICAGIVSVLLSGTAFADTVTVAAAGDIARANSPGTAQRKTASLITDVIRPARVLVLGDAQYEHGEYSQFLNSYHPTWGVFRSTTAPVPGNHEYETLNAAGYFQYFSSVLAQYGSTATDPKKGYYSFNLGDWHIVALNTNCSVSGISCSTERSWLSADLQADTHRCELVFAHHANSSLAGVAASKGVELYLNGHRHAYERWDQGFGKPIRQFVVGTGGKSTGTPKSGADAAFKGYGVLKLQLNALDYSWSFIDIGRTQRDSGTGTCS, encoded by the coding sequence ATGAGCAACTCCGGCCCGATCCGTCGCCACCTCAGGGCAATCATCTGCGCGGGCATCGTGAGCGTGCTGCTATCCGGAACGGCGTTCGCAGACACCGTCACCGTGGCCGCCGCGGGTGATATCGCCAGGGCCAACAGTCCCGGCACGGCACAGCGCAAGACAGCGTCGCTGATCACCGACGTGATCCGCCCGGCCAGGGTGCTGGTGCTCGGCGATGCCCAGTACGAGCACGGGGAGTACAGCCAGTTCCTCAACTCCTACCATCCGACTTGGGGGGTCTTCCGCTCCACCACCGCCCCTGTTCCCGGCAACCACGAGTACGAGACGCTGAATGCGGCCGGCTACTTCCAGTACTTCTCGAGCGTCCTCGCCCAGTATGGTTCGACGGCCACCGACCCGAAGAAGGGCTACTACTCGTTCAACCTCGGCGACTGGCACATCGTCGCCTTGAACACGAATTGCTCCGTGTCGGGGATCAGCTGCTCGACGGAGCGGTCATGGCTCTCGGCTGACCTCCAAGCCGACACCCACAGATGCGAGCTCGTCTTCGCCCATCACGCCAATTCGTCGCTGGCCGGAGTCGCCGCGTCCAAGGGTGTCGAGCTCTATCTCAACGGGCATCGCCACGCGTACGAACGCTGGGACCAGGGGTTCGGTAAGCCGATCCGTCAGTTCGTGGTCGGTACCGGCGGGAAGTCGACCGGCACGCCGAAGTCGGGGGCCGACGCGGCGTTCAAGGGGTACGGGGTGCTGAAGCTGCAGCTGAACGCCCTGGACTACTCCTGGTCCTTCATCGACATCGGCCGCACGCAACGCGATTCAGGAACGGGAACCTGCAGCTGA
- a CDS encoding exo-alpha-sialidase: MTELLVGTKKGLFVLRGDPHAGEPFEIAARAFPGDVVEFAMRDPRTGRCFAGHTSGFYGPRLMYADDPTGDWTQADGPAFPEGSDVSLERIWMIKAGESDGLLYAGVAPAALFTSTDDGASWSLNEALWKEHQAGDWQPGAGGLALHSICPWPDDSQRLAVGVSAAGVWITDDGGHSWRTGYEGLVPEYMPEEAREGTNALCVHNMHRAPTRPERLFMQFHGNVYRSDDEGSSWQEIRAGLPSGFGFPMVIDPADADSAYVIPLVADIDRVTPDARVRVYETRNAGTTWIEHGDGLPSNEAYLTVLRQAFGAAGKGSDMELYFGATSGDVFGSPDAGASWFQVHERLAPVTSVRVS; this comes from the coding sequence ATGACGGAACTGTTGGTCGGCACCAAGAAGGGGCTGTTCGTGTTGCGAGGCGACCCGCACGCCGGCGAGCCCTTCGAGATCGCCGCCAGGGCGTTCCCCGGCGACGTGGTGGAGTTCGCGATGCGCGATCCTCGCACCGGGCGCTGCTTCGCGGGCCATACGTCGGGGTTCTACGGCCCGCGCCTGATGTACGCCGACGACCCGACCGGGGATTGGACGCAGGCCGACGGTCCCGCCTTCCCGGAGGGCAGCGACGTGAGCCTCGAACGCATCTGGATGATCAAGGCTGGCGAGTCCGACGGCCTGTTGTACGCGGGCGTCGCCCCCGCAGCGCTCTTCACGTCGACCGACGACGGCGCGTCGTGGTCGCTCAACGAGGCGCTCTGGAAAGAACACCAGGCCGGAGACTGGCAGCCCGGTGCGGGCGGCCTCGCGCTGCACTCGATCTGCCCGTGGCCGGACGATTCGCAGCGGCTGGCGGTGGGCGTGAGCGCTGCCGGCGTCTGGATCACCGATGACGGTGGACACTCCTGGCGTACGGGCTACGAGGGCCTCGTGCCCGAGTACATGCCGGAGGAGGCGCGAGAAGGCACGAACGCGCTCTGCGTCCACAACATGCACCGTGCCCCGACGCGTCCGGAACGGCTCTTCATGCAGTTCCACGGGAACGTCTACCGCAGCGACGACGAGGGATCGAGCTGGCAGGAGATCAGGGCTGGCCTCCCCAGCGGCTTCGGCTTCCCGATGGTGATCGATCCCGCCGACGCCGACAGTGCCTACGTGATCCCGCTCGTCGCCGACATCGACCGCGTGACCCCCGACGCACGGGTGCGGGTGTACGAGACCCGCAACGCGGGCACGACGTGGATCGAGCACGGAGACGGCCTGCCCTCCAACGAGGCGTATCTCACCGTGCTGCGCCAGGCGTTCGGCGCGGCCGGCAAGGGCAGCGACATGGAGCTGTACTTCGGTGCAACGAGCGGCGACGTGTTCGGGTCCCCCGACGCCGGCGCGTCGTGGTTCCAGGTGCACGAGCGCCTGGCGCCTGTGACGAGCGTTCGCGTGTCCTGA
- a CDS encoding MoaD/ThiS family protein: protein MAVVLLRAPLSQRAGNTSDHDLPGSTVGEVLRELEQRHPPIVGWILDEQGRVRPHVNVFVNGERTSEDSAVRPSDVLHVLPSISGG from the coding sequence ATGGCGGTGGTCTTGCTGCGGGCCCCCCTGTCGCAACGCGCAGGGAACACGTCGGATCACGACCTTCCCGGCTCGACCGTGGGCGAGGTCCTCCGCGAGCTGGAACAGCGGCACCCGCCGATCGTGGGGTGGATCCTCGACGAGCAAGGCCGGGTCCGCCCGCACGTGAACGTGTTCGTGAACGGGGAGCGCACGAGCGAGGATTCGGCCGTCAGGCCGAGCGACGTGCTGCACGTGCTCCCGTCGATCTCGGGAGGGTGA
- a CDS encoding GyrI-like domain-containing protein yields MVVSATKVPKVDYRRELGDLYDAREEPSLVDVPTIDYLMVDGHGDPNGSTAFTQAVEALCAVGYALKFRVRKLPDGIDFAVMPLEGLWWIPNARVWDFDDKSDWDWTLMLAQPSMVTPELVTETMAAVRARRRMASLDLVRFEPFSEGSCAQLLHRGPFSAERPALERLYDFVKREGYMPVGKHHEIYLSDPQRTAPERMRTIIRQPVTPRA; encoded by the coding sequence ATGGTGGTCTCGGCGACGAAGGTGCCCAAGGTGGACTACCGACGCGAGCTCGGCGACCTCTACGACGCTCGCGAAGAGCCCTCGCTGGTCGATGTGCCGACGATCGACTACCTCATGGTCGACGGGCACGGGGACCCGAACGGATCGACGGCCTTCACGCAGGCGGTGGAGGCGCTCTGCGCGGTCGGATACGCCCTGAAGTTCCGAGTTCGGAAGCTTCCCGACGGCATCGACTTCGCGGTCATGCCGCTCGAGGGTCTCTGGTGGATCCCCAACGCCCGGGTCTGGGATTTCGACGACAAGTCCGATTGGGATTGGACGCTCATGTTGGCTCAGCCCAGCATGGTCACGCCCGAGCTGGTGACCGAGACGATGGCCGCGGTGCGGGCCCGGCGACGGATGGCATCCCTCGACCTCGTGCGGTTCGAGCCCTTCAGCGAGGGAAGCTGCGCGCAGCTGCTGCACCGGGGTCCGTTCTCGGCCGAGCGGCCGGCGCTCGAGCGCCTGTACGACTTCGTCAAGCGCGAGGGGTACATGCCCGTCGGTAAGCATCACGAGATCTACCTGAGCGATCCGCAGCGCACGGCTCCCGAGCGCATGCGCACGATCATCCGTCAGCCGGTCACCCCGAGGGCCTGA
- a CDS encoding alkaline phosphatase family protein gives MTRERSTSPRWTNALALALVGGLLATLVVQLASTEATAPAAPSPSVVERAQDRGSSACDLLPRQLLRVWEGTKAPASGEIQIVAAEPDYVGGGLSHAGPWDYVQQVPLFFYGPGRVPALGGVDGRATLADIAPTNAEMLGFDFDAPDGHMLAPALLPDGERAGPPKLLVTLVWDGAGRNVLDEWPEDWPFLAGLVDRGVWFDDAEIGSSPSNTPPMHATIGTGAFPRRHGVIDLYQQIAGEIDKPQQEGPGTLLLPTLADLYDVAHGNEPLVGVIATLGAHTGMVGHGSQWDGGDADLAIMREQEDASTGGDEGDAWQLTTGMAPYFTMPDYVNEVPGLARDLPTLDQEDGVVDGAWGDYPFDALDDGFQTPARTPYQTRIVEEVIRREGFGADDVPDLLYVNLKAVDSVGHIFSVNGEEMGQTLRWQDEALEDLVRFLDAEVGEGEWAMTLTADHGHQYDPAISGALPIGITSLTAFIEDRFSEPSGPAVVRRARPTQIWIDDQALAEAGHTIDEVAAALAVATRQELSGGAEFRGDPEAPAFSAAFPTSDLDHLACLPASARD, from the coding sequence GTGACCCGAGAACGATCCACGTCTCCCCGCTGGACCAACGCTCTAGCCCTCGCGCTCGTCGGCGGCCTGCTCGCCACGCTGGTCGTGCAGCTGGCGTCCACTGAGGCCACGGCACCCGCGGCGCCGAGCCCGAGCGTCGTGGAACGCGCCCAGGATCGAGGCTCCTCGGCGTGCGACCTCCTGCCACGGCAGCTGCTGCGGGTGTGGGAAGGAACGAAGGCGCCCGCGAGCGGTGAGATCCAGATCGTGGCGGCCGAACCCGACTACGTCGGCGGCGGCCTCAGCCACGCCGGACCGTGGGATTACGTGCAACAGGTGCCGCTCTTCTTCTACGGACCGGGGCGTGTGCCGGCGCTCGGCGGCGTCGACGGCCGGGCCACGCTCGCCGACATCGCGCCGACGAACGCCGAGATGCTCGGGTTCGACTTCGACGCGCCCGACGGCCACATGCTGGCGCCGGCGCTGCTGCCCGACGGCGAGCGCGCCGGTCCGCCGAAGCTGCTCGTGACGCTCGTGTGGGACGGCGCCGGCCGCAACGTGCTCGACGAGTGGCCGGAGGACTGGCCGTTCCTCGCGGGCCTCGTCGACCGGGGCGTCTGGTTCGACGACGCCGAGATCGGATCCTCGCCGTCGAACACCCCGCCGATGCACGCGACGATCGGAACGGGCGCCTTCCCTCGTCGCCACGGCGTGATCGACCTCTATCAGCAGATCGCCGGCGAGATCGACAAGCCCCAGCAGGAGGGACCGGGCACCCTGTTGCTTCCCACGCTCGCCGACCTCTACGACGTGGCCCACGGCAACGAGCCGCTCGTCGGTGTGATCGCCACCCTCGGCGCCCACACCGGCATGGTGGGCCACGGCTCCCAGTGGGACGGGGGCGATGCCGACCTCGCGATCATGCGCGAGCAGGAAGATGCGAGCACCGGCGGGGACGAGGGAGACGCCTGGCAGCTCACGACCGGCATGGCACCGTACTTCACGATGCCCGACTACGTGAACGAGGTGCCAGGTCTCGCGCGCGATCTCCCGACCCTCGATCAGGAAGACGGCGTCGTCGATGGGGCCTGGGGGGACTATCCGTTCGACGCGCTCGACGACGGCTTCCAGACGCCGGCGCGCACCCCGTACCAGACCCGCATCGTGGAAGAGGTGATCCGTCGGGAAGGCTTCGGCGCCGACGACGTGCCCGACCTGCTCTACGTGAACCTGAAGGCGGTCGACTCCGTCGGCCACATCTTCAGCGTGAACGGCGAGGAGATGGGCCAGACGCTCCGCTGGCAGGACGAAGCCCTGGAAGACCTCGTCCGCTTCCTCGACGCCGAGGTCGGCGAGGGCGAGTGGGCCATGACGCTCACGGCCGACCACGGCCACCAGTACGACCCCGCGATCTCGGGGGCGCTGCCGATCGGCATCACGTCGCTCACCGCGTTCATCGAGGATCGCTTCTCGGAACCCTCAGGTCCCGCTGTCGTGCGGCGCGCGCGCCCCACACAGATCTGGATCGACGATCAGGCCCTCGCCGAGGCCGGGCACACGATCGACGAGGTCGCGGCCGCGCTCGCCGTGGCCACGCGTCAGGAGCTCTCGGGTGGCGCCGAGTTCCGGGGCGACCCCGAGGCGCCCGCGTTCTCGGCTGCCTTCCCGACGAGCGATCTCGACCACCTGGCGTGCCTGCCCGCGTCGGCTCGTGACTGA